One window of the Longimicrobiaceae bacterium genome contains the following:
- a CDS encoding HD domain-containing protein, whose translation MPDAATTDPTADLPATVRAAARGELPPWAEASPRRREHIARVAALLDQWADAAELDPRERDRWVAAGWLHDALRDADPERLRAAVPERFRVLPGPVLHGPAAAERLAGEADAEIRDAIRYHTLGHPGFGPLGKALYLADFLEPGRDFEPEWRASLAARMPAEMDEVLIEVLRSRIRHLIDRRKPVSPETAAFWSALVGVGG comes from the coding sequence ATGCCCGACGCGGCTACGACTGATCCCACCGCCGACCTCCCCGCAACCGTGCGCGCCGCCGCGCGCGGCGAGCTCCCCCCCTGGGCGGAGGCGTCCCCCCGCCGTCGCGAGCACATCGCGCGCGTGGCCGCCCTCCTCGACCAGTGGGCCGACGCCGCGGAGCTGGACCCGCGCGAGCGCGACCGCTGGGTGGCCGCCGGGTGGCTCCACGACGCCCTCCGGGACGCCGACCCGGAGCGCCTGCGCGCGGCGGTGCCGGAACGCTTCCGCGTCCTTCCTGGCCCCGTGCTGCACGGCCCGGCGGCCGCGGAGCGCCTGGCCGGCGAGGCGGACGCGGAGATCCGCGACGCCATCCGCTACCACACGCTCGGCCACCCGGGCTTCGGGCCTCTCGGCAAGGCGCTCTACCTCGCCGACTTCCTGGAGCCGGGGCGCGACTTCGAGCCGGAGTGGCGCGCCTCGCTCGCCGCGCGCATGCCGGCGGAGATGGACGAGGTCCTGATCGAGGTGCTGCGCTCGCGCATCCGGCACCTGATCGACCGCCGCAAGCCGGTCAGCCCGGAGACCGCGGCGTTCTGGAGCGCCCTGGTGGGGGTGGGTGGATGA
- a CDS encoding LytR C-terminal domain-containing protein — protein sequence MKRLRALALAAVLLLVVGLVVSLAMGLRPGGDGDRASTPESVPDVPAARAAPGERVRVEVLNAAGVPGLARTVTRTLRERGFDVVYFGNARGFSPDTTLVIDRVGREEVARDVADALEVENVRSRPDSTLLLEVTVVVGRDWRGARESVGAADSTTAPVGDEES from the coding sequence ATGAAGCGGCTACGGGCGCTGGCGCTCGCCGCGGTCCTCCTGCTGGTGGTCGGGCTGGTGGTCTCGCTGGCGATGGGGCTCCGGCCGGGCGGCGACGGCGACCGGGCGTCCACGCCGGAGTCGGTTCCGGACGTCCCCGCCGCGCGCGCGGCGCCCGGAGAGCGGGTGCGCGTGGAGGTGCTGAACGCCGCCGGGGTGCCGGGGCTGGCGCGCACCGTCACCCGCACCCTCCGCGAGCGCGGCTTCGACGTGGTGTACTTCGGGAACGCGCGCGGCTTCTCCCCGGACACCACGCTGGTCATCGACCGCGTCGGGCGGGAGGAGGTCGCCCGCGACGTCGCGGATGCGCTGGAGGTGGAGAACGTCCGGAGCCGCCCCGATTCCACGCTGCTCCTGGAAGTCACGGTGGTGGTCGGGCGGGACTGGAGGGGTGCCCGGGAGAGCGTGGGCGCTGCGGACTCCACGACCGCGCCGGTCGGGGACGAGGAGTCGTAG
- the rlmN gene encoding 23S rRNA (adenine(2503)-C(2))-methyltransferase RlmN translates to MSASEARTDLVGLLPEDAEAMLTAHFAERSQPRYRAKQVLGWLYARLAFGFEEMSDLPRAERDALAQAFDFTAPEVAKLSRSVDGTAKQLWRLHDGELIESVLIPTSTRLTLCISSQAGCAMACSFCATGWAGYRRQLTAGEVVAQFRGARAWAGDNGYGEITNVVYMGMGEPLMNRKAVFPSLAILNRGYELGARRITVSTVGVVPGILEMADMPEQYRLAISLHAPNHELRQKLIPLEKKHPLPDLLESLRRFDEAGGKRITFEYVMIDGVTDLPELADELAERVSEFNAFVNLIPFNPIPGTEWKPSSRNRLNYFVERLGKRGISAAVRESRGSDIAAACGQLRAEATEGRKPVQITPSSTMKARPAREAAAGD, encoded by the coding sequence ATGAGCGCTTCCGAAGCAAGGACCGACCTCGTTGGCCTCCTCCCCGAGGATGCCGAAGCCATGCTGACCGCGCACTTCGCGGAGCGCAGCCAGCCCCGCTACCGCGCGAAGCAGGTGCTCGGCTGGCTGTACGCCCGCCTCGCCTTCGGCTTCGAGGAGATGAGCGACCTCCCCAGGGCGGAGCGGGACGCGCTCGCGCAGGCGTTCGACTTCACCGCGCCGGAGGTGGCGAAGCTCTCGCGCAGCGTGGACGGCACGGCGAAGCAGCTCTGGCGGCTGCACGACGGGGAGCTGATCGAGTCGGTGCTGATCCCCACCTCCACCCGCCTGACGCTCTGCATCTCGTCGCAGGCGGGGTGCGCCATGGCGTGCTCCTTCTGCGCGACGGGGTGGGCCGGGTACCGGCGCCAGCTCACCGCGGGGGAGGTCGTGGCGCAGTTCCGCGGCGCCCGCGCCTGGGCCGGCGACAACGGCTACGGGGAGATCACCAACGTGGTGTACATGGGGATGGGCGAGCCGCTGATGAACCGCAAGGCGGTCTTCCCCTCGCTGGCGATCCTGAACCGCGGCTACGAGCTGGGCGCGCGCCGCATCACCGTCTCCACCGTGGGCGTGGTCCCGGGGATCCTGGAGATGGCGGACATGCCGGAGCAGTACCGGCTGGCGATCTCGCTGCACGCGCCCAACCACGAGCTGCGGCAGAAGCTGATCCCGCTGGAGAAGAAGCACCCGCTCCCCGACCTGCTGGAATCGCTGCGCCGCTTCGACGAGGCGGGCGGGAAGCGGATCACCTTCGAGTACGTGATGATCGACGGCGTCACCGACCTTCCGGAGCTGGCCGACGAGCTGGCGGAGCGGGTGAGCGAGTTCAACGCCTTCGTGAACCTGATCCCCTTCAACCCCATCCCGGGGACGGAGTGGAAGCCCAGCTCGCGGAACCGGCTCAACTACTTCGTGGAGCGGCTGGGGAAGCGCGGGATCTCCGCGGCGGTCCGCGAGTCGCGCGGGAGCGACATCGCCGCCGCGTGCGGCCAGCTCCGCGCGGAGGCCACGGAGGGCCGCAAGCCGGTGCAGATCACCCCGAGCTCGACGATGAAGGCGCGGCCCGCACGGGAGGCCGCGGCGGGGGATTGA